The Lacrimispora xylanolytica genome has a segment encoding these proteins:
- a CDS encoding superoxide dismutase, translated as MFNQIQLPYAYDALEPHIDALTMETHYSKHHAAYTKNLNDAAQKAGVADKDISLLLSSLDKISDEALRKAIRNNGGGFYNHNLYFGTMSPNGGGEPEGDLKAALNQAFGSFSDFKDKLSGLAAGQFGSGWGWLSSDRNGKLILSSSPNQDNPLMEGNGHVPILGIDVWEHAYYLKYKNLRADYIKAFFEVVDWNAVAANYANVLKG; from the coding sequence ATGTTTAATCAAATTCAATTACCTTATGCGTACGACGCTTTAGAACCTCATATTGATGCTCTTACAATGGAAACTCATTATTCCAAACATCATGCAGCTTACACAAAAAATCTAAACGATGCAGCTCAAAAAGCTGGAGTGGCAGATAAGGATATCTCTCTCCTCCTATCTTCCCTTGATAAGATTTCTGATGAAGCCCTAAGAAAAGCCATTCGAAACAACGGCGGAGGTTTTTATAACCATAATCTTTATTTCGGAACTATGAGCCCCAACGGTGGCGGCGAACCGGAAGGAGATTTAAAGGCAGCCCTTAATCAGGCATTCGGAAGCTTTTCAGATTTTAAAGATAAATTAAGCGGCCTGGCTGCCGGACAGTTTGGATCCGGCTGGGGATGGCTCTCAAGTGACAGAAACGGAAAGCTGATTCTATCCTCCAGTCCAAATCAGGACAATCCGCTTATGGAAGGAAATGGACACGTTCCAATCCTTGGCATTGACGTTTGGGAACATGCTTATTACTTAAAGTATAAGAACCTAAGAGCAGATTATATTAAGGCATTCTTTGAAGTCGTTGACTGGAATGCAGTTGCCGCCAATTACGCTAACGTATTAAAAGGTTAA
- a CDS encoding DUF1934 domain-containing protein, producing the protein MTRDVLISISGIQIAEEDNNTVEMITSGDYFLKNGNHYVLYDEIQEGFEGVIKNTIKVSPSGLDIIKRGSSSVHMTFEKNKKNIACYATPYGELMIGISTNDIQVIEEEDRLRVHVAYSLDINYQHISECDIDLDIHSKATADIRLLN; encoded by the coding sequence ATGACTAGAGATGTCCTTATCAGCATCAGCGGGATACAAATTGCAGAGGAAGACAATAATACGGTTGAGATGATTACTTCTGGAGATTATTTTCTTAAAAATGGAAACCATTACGTTTTATACGATGAGATACAGGAAGGCTTTGAAGGAGTCATTAAAAACACCATAAAAGTCAGTCCATCAGGCCTTGATATTATAAAACGGGGCAGCTCCAGTGTTCATATGACATTTGAAAAAAATAAGAAGAATATTGCATGCTACGCAACTCCTTATGGCGAACTCATGATTGGGATAAGCACTAACGACATCCAGGTCATAGAAGAGGAAGACCGGTTAAGAGTTCATGTAGCTTATTCACTGGATATTAATTATCAGCACATTTCAGAATGCGACATTGATCTTGATATTCATTCCAAAGCCACTGCTGACATACGCTTATTAAATTAG
- the murI gene encoding glutamate racemase has translation MADRNSPIGVFDSGVGGLTVVREIMRQMPEERLVYFGDTARVPYGTKSKDTIVRYTRQNIRFLMTQDVKAIVIACNTATAFALETVEKELDIPVIGVIHAGAKTAVEATRNGKIGIIGTEGTIQSGVYTKVMEEMKGGLEVIGKPCPLFVPLVEEGLLHDSVTDEIASRYLSELKGKFIDTLVLGCTHYPLLRSTVGRVMGPEVTLVNPAYETALELKQVLSESQLLNEENESSQDKYRFYVSDLAEKFTNFASSILPDQVKQTKKINIEEF, from the coding sequence ATGGCAGATAGAAATTCACCCATTGGAGTCTTTGACTCCGGGGTAGGCGGACTTACAGTGGTTCGGGAAATTATGAGGCAGATGCCAGAGGAACGGCTGGTGTATTTTGGTGATACGGCAAGAGTTCCTTATGGAACCAAATCAAAAGATACCATCGTCCGCTACACGAGACAAAACATACGATTCTTAATGACTCAGGACGTAAAGGCCATTGTCATTGCATGCAACACTGCCACAGCCTTCGCTCTTGAGACCGTGGAAAAGGAACTTGATATTCCTGTGATCGGAGTGATCCATGCAGGTGCAAAGACAGCAGTGGAAGCCACCAGAAATGGAAAGATCGGTATCATAGGAACAGAAGGTACCATACAAAGCGGAGTCTATACCAAGGTGATGGAAGAGATGAAAGGCGGCCTTGAGGTAATTGGAAAGCCATGCCCCTTATTTGTTCCCCTGGTAGAAGAAGGGCTCCTTCATGATTCGGTAACCGATGAAATCGCTTCCAGGTATTTATCTGAATTAAAAGGGAAGTTTATTGATACACTGGTACTGGGCTGCACTCATTATCCTTTGCTTCGCTCCACCGTAGGCCGGGTAATGGGACCTGAGGTCACGCTGGTGAATCCGGCTTATGAAACCGCACTGGAATTAAAGCAGGTTTTAAGCGAGAGCCAGCTCTTAAACGAGGAAAATGAATCCTCCCAGGACAAATACCGGTTTTATGTCAGCGATCTGGCAGAGAAGTTTACTAATTTTGCTTCCTCCATTCTTCCTGACCAGGTAAAACAGACGAAGAAGATCAATATTGAAGAGTTCTAA
- a CDS encoding D-alanine--D-alanine ligase family protein, whose amino-acid sequence MGKKNAVVLFGGQSSEHVVSCMSVINVINHINREIYDLLLIGITEEGHWIKTDSVEAIQDGSWKNGSVSAVLSPDATMKSVILLDGAKTELVRADVVFPVLHGLYGEDGTIQGLLELSGIPYVGCGVLSSAVSMDKLYTKIIVKDLGVRQADYIAVMRHELHDLDPIVKKVEDKFTYPVFVKPSNAGSSKGVSRAEDGKELKEALILAGEHDRKILVEEMIVGREIECAVFGGGNTPVEASGVGEIVAAAEFYDFDAKYYNSESKTVVDPTLPEGAAETVRSAAKAIFQAVDGYGLARVDFFVKEDGTVVFNEINTMPGFTAISMYPMLWEHAGITKEELVNRLLKHAADRSQS is encoded by the coding sequence ATGGGCAAAAAAAATGCGGTTGTACTGTTTGGCGGCCAGTCCTCAGAGCATGTAGTTTCCTGCATGTCGGTCATCAATGTTATTAACCATATCAATAGAGAAATATACGATCTTCTTCTGATCGGAATCACAGAAGAGGGTCACTGGATCAAAACAGATTCTGTAGAAGCCATTCAGGACGGATCATGGAAAAACGGCAGTGTATCTGCAGTGTTATCTCCGGATGCTACCATGAAGAGCGTGATTTTATTAGATGGAGCAAAAACAGAGCTTGTAAGGGCAGATGTGGTATTTCCTGTGCTCCATGGCCTGTATGGAGAGGACGGGACCATTCAGGGTCTGTTAGAGCTTTCCGGTATCCCCTACGTTGGCTGTGGCGTTTTATCCTCCGCTGTGTCCATGGATAAATTATATACGAAGATCATTGTCAAGGATTTAGGCGTCAGACAGGCGGATTACATAGCAGTGATGCGTCATGAATTACATGATTTAGACCCGATTGTAAAAAAGGTGGAAGATAAATTTACCTATCCCGTATTCGTAAAGCCATCCAATGCAGGCTCCTCCAAGGGTGTAAGTCGTGCAGAAGATGGAAAAGAATTAAAAGAAGCCCTCATCTTGGCAGGAGAGCATGACCGCAAGATTCTGGTAGAAGAGATGATTGTGGGCCGTGAGATCGAATGTGCAGTCTTTGGCGGAGGCAACACTCCGGTAGAGGCCTCCGGAGTTGGCGAAATCGTTGCAGCTGCTGAGTTTTATGATTTTGATGCCAAATATTATAATTCCGAATCAAAAACAGTCGTAGACCCAACACTCCCGGAAGGAGCAGCGGAAACAGTCAGAAGCGCAGCAAAGGCCATCTTCCAGGCAGTAGACGGCTACGGCCTGGCAAGAGTGGATTTCTTTGTAAAAGAAGATGGAACCGTGGTATTTAATGAGATCAATACCATGCCTGGCTTTACTGCCATCAGCATGTATCCGATGCTGTGGGAGCATGCAGGTATTACAAAGGAAGAACTGGTGAACCGCTTACTAAAGCATGCAGCGGACCGCTCCCAGTCCTAA
- the spoIIR gene encoding stage II sporulation protein R — MKQKRDLFLCITCLLLALLFSMSEERNAEEAMAARIAPEILRFHVLANSDSTEDQNLKLKVRTMLLNTIYEEMGENASLEETKKYVRSHKDRLEKKAETYMKTLGYDYPAHMELATTYFPTKTYGDMVFPCGNYEAVRVKIGEGKGRNWWCVLYPPLCFVDSSYAVVPDTSKEILRESLDPSDYLKLNKDNTKIHVKLKLAELLLDKEEPTDSQNQ; from the coding sequence ATGAAACAGAAACGTGATTTATTCTTATGTATTACATGCTTATTGCTTGCACTTTTATTTTCCATGTCAGAGGAAAGAAACGCAGAGGAAGCCATGGCCGCCCGGATCGCACCTGAAATTTTAAGGTTTCACGTCCTGGCAAACAGTGACAGTACGGAAGATCAGAATTTAAAATTGAAGGTTCGCACCATGCTCTTAAACACAATATATGAGGAAATGGGAGAAAATGCATCTTTAGAAGAAACAAAAAAATACGTCAGATCCCATAAGGACCGACTGGAGAAAAAAGCAGAAACGTACATGAAGACTCTGGGATATGATTATCCCGCACATATGGAACTGGCCACAACTTATTTTCCTACCAAGACCTACGGCGATATGGTATTCCCATGCGGAAACTATGAAGCGGTCAGGGTAAAAATAGGCGAAGGCAAAGGACGCAACTGGTGGTGTGTCCTTTATCCTCCGCTCTGTTTTGTGGATTCGTCCTATGCGGTTGTTCCCGATACCTCCAAAGAGATTCTAAGAGAATCCTTAGATCCATCGGATTATTTAAAATTAAACAAGGATAATACGAAAATACATGTGAAGTTAAAGCTTGCTGAACTTTTGTTAGATAAGGAAGAACCTACTGATTCCCAGAATCAATAA
- a CDS encoding TolC family protein, which translates to MRNNKVWPICLAALLTASSVLPAYGAVGPGQAEKPIPEGITAEQWNGLNDNTIEFEELSNLVRYYNPDLQNLVNSINANVENLEYVYGELTGIEMKDNIKNLEDQAKALKPTGVTDENGIPMYQILEGTVKGIKSNTEKMQRTIKKLKQPNSAINSGITEASRKYEYYADQIMIGYNSAVANQALLQKATELSNSAYEAQQLGLTIGTATQTDVLSAKKELLSAQSSLLSLNHTVDGLRRSLGLMTGYSADASPEIGGLPELDMQQITAIDLEADTAKAIGNNYELIKTRRTNSNKTTVGIAQKQADVSEGEQNVAVTMQSFYQNLKQAKTAYEAALTSFEKAGLDKGKAERSFQMGMLSKITYLQTQMGYLQTEGAKESAYSELYQAYTTYQWAVKGVIIDSGNQ; encoded by the coding sequence ATGAGAAATAATAAAGTTTGGCCAATTTGTCTGGCCGCACTGCTTACTGCTTCATCGGTTCTTCCAGCCTATGGTGCTGTTGGACCTGGTCAGGCAGAGAAACCGATTCCAGAAGGGATAACTGCAGAGCAGTGGAATGGGTTAAATGATAATACCATTGAATTTGAAGAACTCTCTAATCTGGTAAGATATTATAATCCTGATTTGCAGAATCTGGTGAACTCAATCAATGCTAATGTGGAAAATCTTGAGTATGTTTATGGTGAGCTGACAGGGATAGAGATGAAGGATAACATAAAGAATCTTGAAGATCAAGCCAAAGCACTAAAGCCGACTGGAGTGACCGATGAAAATGGAATCCCTATGTATCAGATTCTGGAGGGGACGGTAAAGGGAATCAAGTCCAATACGGAAAAGATGCAAAGGACCATTAAAAAGCTCAAACAGCCTAATTCAGCCATCAATTCTGGAATTACCGAGGCCTCAAGGAAATATGAGTATTATGCTGACCAGATCATGATAGGATACAACAGTGCGGTCGCAAACCAGGCACTGCTTCAAAAGGCAACGGAACTAAGTAATTCTGCTTATGAGGCACAGCAATTAGGTCTTACAATCGGAACAGCAACACAAACGGATGTGCTGTCCGCGAAAAAGGAACTGCTTTCCGCCCAATCCTCTCTGCTAAGCCTGAATCATACGGTTGATGGCCTTCGTCGTTCCCTGGGTCTGATGACCGGTTACTCCGCAGATGCATCTCCTGAGATTGGAGGTCTTCCGGAACTGGATATGCAGCAAATCACTGCTATTGATCTGGAAGCCGATACAGCAAAGGCCATTGGTAATAATTATGAACTTATCAAAACCCGCAGGACCAATTCCAATAAGACCACCGTTGGTATCGCACAAAAGCAGGCAGATGTATCAGAAGGAGAGCAAAATGTGGCAGTCACCATGCAGTCCTTCTATCAAAATCTAAAGCAGGCCAAAACAGCCTATGAAGCAGCTCTCACTTCCTTTGAGAAGGCAGGCCTTGATAAAGGGAAAGCCGAGCGCTCCTTCCAGATGGGTATGCTGAGTAAAATTACATACCTTCAGACCCAGATGGGTTATTTGCAGACAGAGGGCGCGAAAGAAAGCGCATACTCGGAACTTTATCAGGCATACACCACATATCAGTGGGCAGTAAAAGGAGTTATTATTGATTCTGGGAATCAGTAG
- a CDS encoding TolC family protein has translation MRKWKLISACCLSAVLAFSGPAATAWAGSPEFARTPEEWAKLRDNVMEYDELAGLIREYNVTVQKNQLTINDKKKDDKVTRDEYAQAYRDAAFDARSNITGDDAVADAQAQVTAAQADETADKMTEDLTVDQLTFDQQEANLVASAQSSMISYFQQKLELESAKDSLEYMEAQYQSALVKQGAGMATLSDVLGAKESVQSTQATVEKLSGSLEETRQKLLVMLGWKYNDTPEIKDIPAVNFDHIASMNPETDKDAALENNYTFKINKRKLSNAVAEITKETLKRTVSSNEENIKSEVVKNYQSVQQAKAAYDQAAAEFELESKNMETAEHKQQVGTLSRLDYMKQKNAFNTKNVSLKKAQLALFQAVQTYDNAIKGLASAGG, from the coding sequence ATGAGAAAATGGAAACTGATAAGTGCATGCTGTCTTTCGGCAGTGCTTGCCTTTTCCGGACCGGCAGCCACTGCCTGGGCCGGCAGCCCGGAGTTTGCAAGAACTCCTGAGGAATGGGCAAAACTGAGGGACAATGTGATGGAATACGATGAGCTGGCAGGCCTGATCCGTGAATATAATGTTACTGTTCAGAAAAATCAGCTTACTATTAATGATAAGAAAAAAGATGACAAAGTCACCCGTGATGAGTATGCTCAGGCTTACCGTGATGCAGCCTTTGATGCGAGAAGCAATATCACAGGCGATGATGCAGTAGCAGATGCTCAGGCCCAGGTTACAGCAGCTCAGGCCGATGAAACTGCCGATAAAATGACGGAAGATTTAACAGTCGACCAGCTCACCTTTGATCAGCAGGAAGCCAATCTTGTTGCTTCTGCACAGTCCTCAATGATATCATATTTTCAACAGAAATTAGAACTGGAGTCAGCAAAGGACAGCTTAGAATATATGGAGGCCCAATATCAGTCAGCCCTTGTAAAACAGGGCGCAGGAATGGCTACGTTATCGGATGTTCTTGGTGCAAAGGAGAGCGTTCAGAGCACCCAGGCAACCGTTGAGAAGCTTAGTGGTAGTCTTGAAGAGACGAGACAAAAACTTCTTGTCATGCTGGGCTGGAAATATAATGATACTCCTGAGATAAAGGATATACCGGCTGTTAATTTTGACCACATTGCATCTATGAATCCCGAGACGGATAAGGATGCAGCGCTGGAAAATAATTATACCTTTAAGATTAATAAGAGAAAGCTGTCGAATGCTGTGGCAGAAATAACGAAAGAGACGTTAAAACGGACTGTCTCCAGCAATGAGGAGAATATTAAATCAGAAGTTGTAAAGAATTATCAATCCGTACAGCAGGCCAAGGCAGCCTATGATCAGGCAGCAGCAGAATTTGAACTGGAAAGTAAGAACATGGAAACAGCGGAACATAAGCAGCAGGTAGGTACCTTAAGCAGGCTTGATTATATGAAGCAGAAGAATGCATTCAATACGAAGAATGTCTCTCTAAAGAAAGCCCAGCTTGCACTGTTCCAGGCAGTCCAGACCTATGATAATGCAATCAAGGGGCTGGCTTCGGCAGGAGGCTGA
- a CDS encoding efflux RND transporter permease subunit: MGITKLALKRPVTTVLVVISLLVFGLSSVFSSKLELFPEMNYPILTVSTVYQGASPEDVNDLISKPIENEVGTLSGIKNVQSTSKENVSIIMLQYEYGTNMDKAYSDLKKKMDNIKLPDDVKAPTIMEIDISAMPVMTLAVNDTTQDNLYNFVKSDIVPEFEKISSIASIDTNGGREGYIKVRLNPEKLNQYHLSMNAIVQSIQAADFTYPAGTTGVGSRNLAVSTSVDVNTAEELKKVPVVAGNGKTIYLEDVAEIGDTVKKQDAIGRYNGKDTITLSVNKQQKSSAIDVSKQVEKTIETLKADHKNLDIVVIDDTSNQIKASLYSVLETMILAVIISMVIIYLFFGDIKASLIVGSSIPVSILVALILMSAMGFSMNLITMSAIVLGVGMMVDDSIVVLESCFRSHKEDDYEGSAVEGTKLVLQSILGGTITKCVVFIPLVFLAGLTGQIFKPLGYTIVFCMMASLLSAMTIVPLCYTKYRPVEKHNSPLGGIIKSLQHGYRNLIGRLLNRKAMVLIVSVLLLVASFMLAGKIGFELMPEVDQGTISITTKVKPGLKIEEVDKILQKVETIVSQEEDLKSYTLTYGGSAISLDSTSDATLTAYLKSDRKLSTNQIINKWKKEMGQLPDCNVSLKSTSSMESGGSKNDYEVILKGAQLERLKSTADQMVSELTARPELIKVHSDLENAAPVIKIKVDPIKAAAEGIAPVTTGGMLNSMLSGVEATNFDRDGQEISVKVEYPEDSYDTLDKVEGIMVPNGTGGSVALTDIASVGYEDSPATITRKNKQYQVTITGSFTDKVKTEKDKQNATKEIDDQVVNKYLSDTITRGQNSEAESMSEEFGGLFLAIATAIFLVFVVLAAQFESPIFSLMVMATIPFSFIGAFGLMLITNVSISMTSLLGFLVLIGTVLNSGILYVDCANQYNETMDTRSAVIEAGFTRLRPILMTALIAILSLIPLARGGENGEMMQGLALVNIGGLASSTLLSLLVLPVLYSILRRKKKDETASS; this comes from the coding sequence ATGGGAATAACGAAACTTGCGCTAAAGCGCCCCGTCACCACCGTCTTAGTGGTAATAAGCCTTCTTGTATTCGGCTTATCCTCTGTGTTCTCTTCAAAGCTTGAACTGTTTCCAGAGATGAATTACCCCATCCTTACGGTCAGTACCGTTTATCAGGGGGCCAGCCCTGAGGATGTAAACGATTTAATTTCCAAGCCCATAGAAAATGAAGTAGGTACTCTATCGGGTATTAAAAATGTTCAGTCCACTTCCAAAGAGAATGTATCCATCATCATGCTGCAGTACGAGTACGGCACCAACATGGATAAGGCATACTCTGACTTAAAAAAGAAGATGGATAACATAAAGCTTCCTGATGATGTAAAGGCTCCTACCATTATGGAGATTGATATCAGCGCTATGCCGGTTATGACTCTGGCGGTCAATGATACCACACAGGATAATCTTTATAACTTTGTTAAAAGCGACATTGTTCCGGAATTTGAAAAGATTTCTTCCATCGCAAGCATTGATACCAATGGTGGACGGGAAGGTTATATCAAGGTCCGTTTAAATCCGGAAAAGCTAAACCAGTATCACTTAAGCATGAATGCCATAGTCCAGTCCATTCAAGCGGCTGACTTCACTTATCCGGCAGGCACCACAGGAGTCGGAAGCAGAAATCTGGCAGTTAGTACATCTGTGGATGTAAATACAGCAGAAGAGCTTAAGAAAGTCCCGGTGGTAGCTGGAAATGGTAAGACCATTTATTTAGAAGATGTTGCAGAAATCGGCGATACGGTAAAGAAACAGGATGCCATCGGCCGGTATAATGGCAAAGATACCATCACCTTATCTGTGAACAAACAGCAAAAGAGCAGTGCCATTGATGTTTCCAAACAGGTAGAAAAGACCATTGAAACCTTAAAAGCAGATCATAAGAATCTGGACATCGTGGTCATTGACGACACCAGCAATCAGATCAAAGCTTCTTTATACAGCGTATTAGAGACTATGATCCTGGCCGTTATTATTTCCATGGTCATCATCTATCTCTTCTTTGGAGATATCAAGGCTTCCCTGATTGTCGGAAGCTCCATACCGGTTTCCATATTGGTTGCCCTCATCTTAATGTCAGCCATGGGATTTTCCATGAACTTAATTACCATGAGTGCCATCGTTCTAGGTGTAGGTATGATGGTAGACGATTCCATTGTAGTACTGGAGAGCTGCTTTAGATCTCATAAAGAAGATGATTATGAAGGGTCCGCGGTGGAGGGTACCAAGCTGGTACTCCAGTCCATTTTAGGCGGTACCATTACAAAGTGCGTTGTATTCATTCCTCTTGTGTTCCTTGCTGGTCTGACAGGTCAGATCTTTAAGCCACTTGGTTATACCATCGTATTTTGTATGATGGCTTCTCTGCTTTCAGCGATGACCATTGTTCCGCTTTGCTATACCAAATACCGTCCAGTGGAAAAACACAACTCTCCATTAGGTGGTATTATAAAATCCCTGCAACACGGTTACCGTAACTTAATTGGAAGGCTTCTTAACAGGAAAGCAATGGTTCTCATAGTATCCGTGCTCCTTTTAGTCGCTTCCTTCATGCTGGCAGGAAAGATTGGCTTTGAGCTGATGCCTGAGGTGGATCAGGGTACTATTTCCATTACAACAAAAGTGAAGCCAGGTCTTAAGATAGAAGAGGTAGATAAGATTCTTCAAAAGGTAGAGACCATTGTAAGTCAGGAAGAAGACTTAAAATCATATACCTTGACTTATGGCGGATCAGCCATCAGTTTAGACAGTACCTCAGATGCAACCCTGACCGCTTACTTGAAATCTGACAGAAAGCTAAGCACCAACCAGATCATTAATAAATGGAAGAAAGAGATGGGTCAGCTTCCTGACTGTAACGTTTCTCTTAAATCAACTTCCAGCATGGAGTCTGGCGGTTCGAAAAATGACTATGAAGTTATCTTAAAGGGCGCCCAGCTTGAACGTCTGAAAAGCACAGCCGATCAGATGGTATCCGAGCTTACGGCTCGCCCAGAGCTTATTAAGGTCCATTCTGATCTTGAAAATGCCGCTCCAGTTATTAAAATCAAGGTAGACCCCATTAAGGCTGCTGCCGAGGGGATCGCACCAGTGACTACAGGCGGTATGCTTAACAGTATGTTAAGCGGAGTGGAAGCCACCAACTTTGACCGGGATGGTCAGGAAATATCCGTTAAAGTAGAATATCCGGAAGATTCCTATGATACCCTTGATAAAGTGGAGGGAATCATGGTGCCCAATGGAACGGGCGGTTCTGTGGCTCTCACAGACATTGCTTCTGTTGGATACGAAGACAGCCCTGCTACCATTACAAGAAAGAATAAACAGTATCAGGTTACTATAACTGGTTCCTTTACGGATAAGGTTAAGACAGAAAAAGACAAACAAAATGCCACCAAGGAAATTGATGATCAGGTGGTTAATAAATATCTATCTGATACCATTACCAGAGGTCAGAACAGCGAGGCAGAATCCATGTCCGAAGAGTTCGGAGGACTGTTCCTTGCCATCGCAACCGCTATTTTCCTGGTATTCGTGGTATTGGCAGCCCAGTTTGAATCACCAATATTCTCTCTCATGGTTATGGCGACCATTCCATTCAGCTTTATCGGTGCCTTTGGGCTCATGCTCATAACCAATGTAAGTATCAGTATGACCTCGCTTCTTGGTTTCCTGGTGCTCATCGGTACGGTTCTTAACTCCGGTATCCTTTACGTGGATTGTGCCAACCAGTATAATGAAACCATGGATACCAGAAGTGCTGTTATTGAGGCAGGATTTACACGACTCCGCCCCATTCTTATGACAGCGTTAATCGCCATTTTATCTCTGATTCCTCTTGCAAGAGGCGGAGAGAATGGAGAGATGATGCAGGGGCTTGCCCTTGTTAACATCGGAGGACTTGCGTCTTCCACCCTTTTATCCCTTCTGGTGCTCCCAGTGCTCTATTCCATTTTGAGACGGAAGAAAAAGGATGAAACAGCTTCTTCATAA